TATTTGTCACTCTTATCTTGAAGTTCTTGTTCCGACTGTCATGCATCAGGTTTGAGGCGTATTCCTCGTGCAGGGCACAGAGTTTTGCTCCTGTCACGCCACGGGCTCAATGTTGCAAAATATGCACGTtgttagtttaaaaaatgtcatcctggatactctgcaaaaacaaaaaccttgtCTGATTTGGATGCAATTACTTGAGCtggtttattttgtctttcattcTGAGTATTTTTTCTGAGcgttcattttaaaaaggagtCAACAGATATGATAGTTGTGTTTGTGAGAATCCGTTCTGATCTTAAATCAGACTGAATAGTTATTaaatttctctctctgtgtgtttgtgtgtttcaggttcaTGAACAGACGGGCGTCTGCTAACTGCCGCTACCAGCCCACCTGCTACGAGCACGCTGCAAACTGCTACACTCATGCGGTGAGTGGTTTGAATTCAGTTTTAATGCACATGACATGATCgcatttattttgaatggcTCTGTGGGTTCTTGTCCCTTGCAGCTCCTCATCGTGCCGGCCTTCGTGGGCATGGCGCTGCTGCATCGTCTGTCGGATAACGGCTGGGAGAAAATCACCGCCTGGGTGTACGGCATGGGCCTGTGTGCGCTCTTCCTCGTCTCCACTGTGTTTCATATCATCACCTGGAAGAAGAGCCACCTGAGGTGAGCACGACCAACCCTGGCTTTCTATCATTAAACTGAACTAGGCCAGGCCCGTTGGGGTCAGAGAagtctttttcaagggagacctggtcGAGAATAGCAACAACATATACTCTTAAGAAAACATGTACAGCCGGTTGAGGAGACTTTAACTCCTACTAAATCAAGTACCCTAAAATCTGCTGTAttagacgcacttttaatatttatttcttcatctTAAAAGTGCACTGCGCCTTATACACTGTAGTGACAAATATACCAGTATGAAATGCTGACAGACACGCTGTCATTACCACGAGAACCATTTATTGTGTATTGCAATCTGATCGCGAGCTGTGCTGGGATACGTAGTGACACAAACCGGACTGGCTGTGCTACTTTTTAACATCTTCAACATctagagttttttttatgttgcacGGAGCCGTAAGGTCCTCGTGCGTGGCTGCACTCTCTCGTGCACGCAGCAATtatgtgaataaataaaaacattaaataaaaacatgtctgatatGTACTTGAGCGGccggcccaggtatcgtctgtGTGTGGGGAAACGCTGCACAAACTGTGCAGCAACAATGAACACTGCAGCCGTCTGTAGCTTCTTGTTTAAAAGCagaacatgaaaaacaacaacagcgcAGAGATCTCTCTCTCCGCTGACGGGgaatgtttttgtctctttctgcaTTCTTTCACTTCCCTCTGTGGTCTGTGTGACGTTCTGTTATTCTCTGTTTCTCACATTGCACTTCAGATAACCGGATACTTTACATGATTTCTCTCTGAATAAAGTAAATAAGTAGAAACTctgaacatatatatatattcagttAACAGTGTATGAGttccaatatttaaaaaaacattttaatagaaTAAATATAATGCAGAGAATAAAACTTTAACGGTCATCATCATGAAGTGTGTTTATCGAAGTGCTATCTGCAGAAGAGAAAGTACATACAAATGTTTTTCCCCGTGACAAAATGCAGTTCATGCTTTGTAAACGTGTGACCCTGAGTAAGAACACATGACCTTGAATAAcctgctctctgtttgtttcaggTCTATGGAGCAGTGTTTCCACATGTGTGACAGAGTGGTCATCTACTTCTTCATCGCTGCCTCCTACACGCCTTGGTGAGTGTCACACAGCGGGGCGGAGTTTTCCTCCGAGCGGCTGCAGGAATGAATGAAGGGGTTAACGTTTTTTTCCCCGGCGTCGTCCTCAGGTTGAACCTGCGAGAGCTGGGCCCGCTGGCGGCACACATGCGCTGGTTTGTGTGGCTCATGGCCGCTGCTGGAACCGCCTACGTCTTCAACTATCATGAGAAGTGAGTTCAGACCACAGCCGGGTCAAACAGAGGTCATAATGTAACTGTGATACTGACGTCCTGCCAATATAACgaccaatcaatcaaactttatttatacaacaCCTTTCAGACAAACTCAGTTACATCTGAAATAGCTTTACATTTTGTTGATCACTTTTCTGCACTAAAatcttttaaacaaacatattgACTTCCTGCTTTTCTAACACTGTCCCTCCACACACTGCCCTTTCCCTCGAGCAGCCCCGCCTGTCctcaggtcagaggtcaactGACTTCAGAGACTCTATTTAAACCTCTCTGTGCTCGACAAGATgaatgaaagtttaaaaaataatccagaGCTAGTTTGTGAAGGAGGAAGGACAGATTGGATTCATCTATATCAAAATGAATCGATAGTTTAGTACCAATAACGAGGTCCTTTGTTATTCTCCTTATCTTAAATGATCTCATGATTTGTGTCTCTAGTTTTTCTCTGGGGTCAGACATCAGTCTCCAGTGTTCTCACATGAGACCTCACCACTCTccatgttgtgtttctttgtctcctCAGGTATAAACTAGTTGAGCTGGCCTTCTATTTGACCATGGGATTCTTCCCCGCTTCAGTCATGGCATCAATGGTAGTATTAATATTTACTCTGAATGTATTTACCCACGCGCTTCACTTTCATTTCCTCAATCATCACAGGTCAGAGGTCGCTTCCTCTCTTATGTGTCtcttactttctttttcttgtaaaCTGATTCAGGGAGTTTTTAGAGAAACCTTGAGTAGATCAAGTTTTAAGCCCAgcccaaaataacaaaaaagagaaaaaaggcgACGACACAATGCAACATCATCAATCTCCTGTCATGAGGGAATTGGTAGCCTCCCATTCCTTAGTGTACGATTTCAGAGAGTCATGCGTACATTTTGCACACGGCACATTGTAGGAGTAAGTGAAATGCAAGGTTTTCTTAGTGCTGCATAAGtgcaaatatgtgtgtgagattTTGCAGGAATTGTCTCGCTTTATAAAACTAATTTAAGAAACAAAGCTTCAACACAGTgtcctcacagcgaggaggttgctggtttgaatccccgtctgacaggagcctctctgtgtggagtctgcatgttctcctggTGCTCCGACTTCCTCCCacagacatgctcgttaggtcatttgggtgtgaatgtgagtgtagctgcttgtctgtctctaaatgtcagccctgtgattggctggtgaacagttcagggtgtatcccgcctctcgcccaaaaACAGCTGGGATCAGCCACTGCGACCCCGAATGGGAAAAGCtgtatagatgatggatggatggaagcgtcaacatttcaaatctgtGTCTAATGTgtgctgccctcttgtggttTAAACTGATATTGCAGCCTGGCTCTCTTACTGTGTAAACAACAATACAgtcttttctaaaatgtaaaatgtttttacttgATATTTGACTCGACATCTCATCagtaaaaaaactgttttaaaaatagaacacttaaaaatatatatttttttattttatacttttattcCTCATTTAATCAGAGATCATTGTGTTTTGTGAGTTagtgtcttttattttctttgccaaacagcacattcacaaacttctttctttttctgtgagtgtgttgaaATGTCTAAATGAGacttctgttgttttaaaatgtctaaaCGAGACGCGCTCATCCGACTGAGTCACCGCTTCGATCAGCTGATTTGAGACATGAGGAGACTTGTTCACTCAAcacttctcatcttttttttttctgcctctcagAGCAACACTGACGGGCTCCAGGAGCTGGCCTGCGGTGGACTCATCTACTGCCTTGGCGTTTTCTTCTTCAAGAGCGACGGCGTCATCCCCTTCGCCCACGCCATCTGGCACGTGTTCGTGGCGCTGGCTGCCGCCGTGCACTACTACGCCATCTGGAAATACCTCTACAAGGCCCCCAGCGCCGACACCCTCCTCCAGTCGTGacgcacacctgcacacagACTCCCTCTCCGCCCGCTGACGCTGCAGCGCCAGCCGTAAAGTTTACCAAAACGACGACCAGGAAATGTTTACTGTTTTGTAACGGAGAGCAGATTAGTCTAACTTCTTTAAAAGCTCTTTTCTACGTCACAGCGAGGGAGGGAGGTTAGACTTTTTACACTGAGCCCTCTGGTGTATCAGGAGTATCTGAGAAATTTGATAACAGTCTTTTGTATCGCTTGAAGTACAACACATTCCATGTCGGGGTCGTTTGTGTGTGAAAACGTGGAGGTTGGTTCTTTTCAGGCGCTGATTCACTGGGGATTGAGGTGTTGGAACAGGAGCAGAGGTGGATATCAATGAAACACGTTTGTACAATTTTGGATACTTTGCtttcaaaaaaattaaactttgtccctttaaaaaaaacttttttttaatttctagtGAAAATAATAAACCAAAGATCCCACGAGCAGCTTCACGAGAAAGGCGTAAAAAAATGTGCTTCAAATGAGTTTTGATCTTCTCAAATTAGAAGTGAATTCTGAATCTTCTTCTTGTTTGGTGTCAAATTTAgtattaaaaaagtatttcagattgATCCCCGGCCCTCTTTTATCGGTGTGATGCACTCAAAGCGTGTCAGAGAGGAAATGATGAAGAGGAATTCTCATGTTGAAAAGTCtttgtttcttatttgtttctcttatttttattttttactgtgaTTACATCTCAAACTCATCTCATTCACAACAACGctggtttctttctgtctctaatGCATGCTGGTTTTTCTGAATGCGGTCGAGTACAGAAGACGATCAGGGCCAggcatgagaaaaaaaaatgaaggagagTAAGGCAGttattgaatgtaaatgtcaaTGATACAAAgtcaaagtttaaataaaagtgCTGGACATGAGAGAAACTAAATtggaggactttttttttttgcaatttgtaaataaggaaaacattttcaaaatgcaaaaaaaaaagctaattttgtATTAAcaaaaaacgtaaaaaaaaaaaaaaggaagacatgTTTCAATATTAGTGTTGGACAAAGAAAAAGTAATTTCactaatatatattttttaatgttttgcggaagaaaaatctacaaaaaagaTATCTCATTTTTTTCTCATGCATGGCACTTTCACTTCAAGCTTTTCCCGGATTTTATTTCCTTAATTCTTGACCCTGATACTCATCCAGAGTCCACAGTTTCAGCTTCCTTTGTAAGGATgtagcaccctctgctggagGGTTGCTGTAAATATTCACATTTCCAGATGTgtaaagctgatttttttttttaacgagcCGAAAGATTAGAGAAAGTCAGCTCAGGCGGATTAATGAACTTTTCCACTTTGTTAATACTGTGAACAGTGCAGacgattgtgtgtgtgtgtgtgcatgactttTGATCTCTAGTCTACTCTCAAATTTCCATTCACACCACTATGACGAGCAATGTTTCCTGACGGctcctgactctctctctttgtgtctgtcttctTAGCGGAGCTGAGTGGACGCTTATTTTCCTGAACCACTCTGTTTTGTAATGATTGTAAATATTCTGTTTGGTcgttctgttgttgtttatgatcCTGGCCTTTGCAGGGGGAGAAAAGAAACTGCTTCTCGTTTGTCCCATTGGTTGTTAATGGTGCTGCATAACATGAATGCTCCTCCACTGTCATTCTGAATAACACCTTtctaatgtgaaaataaaaagtgataaTTCCCCAAAACGGAGATCCTCTCTCAAGAGCATGTGTCGttttttcattgttgtgtttacTCTTATTAGGCAGCTCAATTTTCCTgacaggacaaaaacaaagaaccGTGCTTTGACTCGACCCCTGACCTTTACAAATGAGTTAAAAGAAAACCCTTTTTTGACAATACAACACCAAATTTCCACAAAAGATAGATTTATTTTACTTGTATTGTGTTTACACTATGGGGCCAAGGGGCTCTAaatcaatacaataacaaaagatgacgtcgaggctagcggggaatcatgggagttctctctgctgctcgATCCCACTACAGCTGCTTTTCATGAATCCAGGCtttgatttaaatataaaatctcTGCTTTTGAAAACCTCTTTGCTTGATTTATCTACATTATTGTTTTCACATTCCTGATTTTATTCATCAAAAAGTGACGACCTCatcagaaatatatttaaatctgTGCCTATATTTGAATATTACCCAGTATTTTACATATACCTTTTCAATGTAGACTTATTTTTGTTGATGACCAAAGCAGGTGGAGAAATCTTTATATTGTATAAAttcttatttgaaaaaaataagtaaataaaacaataaaaaaacccTTCTTCATGGATGGGCAGAGAAAAACGACACGGCAGATAAGAATTGGGATTTTATTAGACACTACAAATtacagagagacggagaggcTGAGGGCTGAACAGCAcaaataatgtaatgtaatcCATTCCGtgacaaacaggaaatacacctttctgttgtgttttcttttttcttttttttttttttttttacactctgaaaCAGTCCGTTGGTGTTGCCATGAATACAATGGTTACAAGTCTGTTGCAATGtccaaaataagaaatgaaaggagtcgtccttgtgtgtgtgtgtgtgtgtgtgtgtgtgtgtgtgtgtgtgtgtgtgtgtgtgtgtgtgtgtgttgatttttgATGCACTAAGAAGCCCTTCAGTGCAGATCTGAAGCGAACTGATTGGAGATGAGAGGCTTACATTGCTGAGAGACTGGGGAACAGTCAGTGTATTCAAGGCACTGGAATAGACTCCGAATTATGGTTTACGTTTCCGGGTGAGGTAGTGAAATCACTCGACAGTGAGGTAATTTTGGGATACGCGTGGATTGATTATTGGCTTTTTCCTATAAACGTACAAGTTTCATAAAAACGATGCTCCGTACGGGCATCTCTCCAGTTTTCACTCTCTCCTCTACAAACCCTGTTCACACTCGAGCACATCTGTGCAGAAAGGATGCAGAGAGGAAACACCCTCTAAAgcgcaaaaaaacacaaataaaagattAGGAAAGAACGGTTTTTAACATCACACATACAACTTTGGATCACGTAAATCAACGAGACCTGGACTGGGATCTGACTAACTCGTCTGTTTTGGCTGTTTTAATGGGCTGATCGTGGGTTTTTCCCtgatttttaggttttttttcttttttctttttgtagttttctACCCAGTTTTAACCTCTATAGCtccctgaaaagaaaaaaacactaatgCCTTCAATTTAGAAGATCTCGACACAGATGTATGGAAGTCAAGAGCTGCCCATTTCAAGTAAACGATGTGTCAATGTTGAAAAAAGGTTGTAAAGTTAGCTTAAAATCGCAGCGTCACTGCAACAATGTCAAATGATATTTACTAAATTGCCTTTTTATTCTTGAGAAATAAAcattaacaattattttttccGCTTTAGCTTAGCAAGTAtgatgctatttttttttttatttagttagctaatttttaaaaagaagttaGCTCTTTTATAACCAATTGAAATATACCTCAATGAACCGACAAATTCACTGAGAGGAATGAGCTCCCATTGGTGGTTTTTATCTGTAAAACAGTGGGAGAAAAAAACTGCCTCGTGATTCAAAGGATCGGTATTGGACCATTTTTGCAAAGCGTTAGATGAAATAGATCAACACCATTGGTTTGGAATGTGTCCCATAACTAGAAAACAAACCCAAGGTTGAGAATTAAAAGTTTAGAGAGTTTTCTTGACGACAGTTataagagaaaataaacaccACTCAAGAACTGTTTTCTCAATGTGAAGCTACATGAAGCAGCAGGTTAGCCaagttatgctaagctaagctaaactgCTACAAgtaacttcatttttaaagaaaaaaaaacaagactggTTTGAATTTTCTTACATCTGTCCGCAAAAACCAACATCCAAAACagtcaaaatattttaaaacttaacgatttgatttttattttggcagCTCTTGACTTCCGTACATTATCGGAAACGTCAATATCAGCCCACAAAAACATGCATCTGTCACATCCG
This Labrus bergylta chromosome 16, fLabBer1.1, whole genome shotgun sequence DNA region includes the following protein-coding sequences:
- the mmd gene encoding monocyte to macrophage differentiation factor isoform X1 encodes the protein MLGFDLHKTRLARFMNRRASANCRYQPTCYEHAANCYTHALLIVPAFVGMALLHRLSDNGWEKITAWVYGMGLCALFLVSTVFHIITWKKSHLRSMEQCFHMCDRVVIYFFIAASYTPWLNLRELGPLAAHMRWFVWLMAAAGTAYVFNYHEKYKLVELAFYLTMGFFPASVMASMSNTDGLQELACGGLIYCLGVFFFKSDGVIPFAHAIWHVFVALAAAVHYYAIWKYLYKAPSADTLLQS
- the mmd gene encoding monocyte to macrophage differentiation factor isoform X2, whose protein sequence is MVEMKRVNSFQRFMNRRASANCRYQPTCYEHAANCYTHALLIVPAFVGMALLHRLSDNGWEKITAWVYGMGLCALFLVSTVFHIITWKKSHLRSMEQCFHMCDRVVIYFFIAASYTPWLNLRELGPLAAHMRWFVWLMAAAGTAYVFNYHEKYKLVELAFYLTMGFFPASVMASMSNTDGLQELACGGLIYCLGVFFFKSDGVIPFAHAIWHVFVALAAAVHYYAIWKYLYKAPSADTLLQS